From Methanoculleus oceani, a single genomic window includes:
- a CDS encoding type II toxin-antitoxin system PemK/MazF family toxin, giving the protein MKGTIVLIPFPFTDLTATKLRPALVLYEGDRDVVLAFISSKIHAGPASAGVMVTTSHASFLKSGLKVDSVIRLDKIATVLKDLMVGELGELDDDLRAEVNAKLAVLFRL; this is encoded by the coding sequence ATGAAAGGGACGATCGTTCTGATACCGTTTCCCTTCACCGATCTCACGGCAACAAAGCTGCGTCCTGCACTCGTCCTCTATGAAGGTGACCGCGATGTTGTCCTTGCCTTCATCTCGTCAAAGATCCATGCCGGACCCGCTTCGGCAGGGGTTATGGTGACCACTTCCCACGCAAGTTTCTTGAAGAGCGGTCTCAAAGTCGATTCAGTGATCCGACTGGACAAGATTGCAACAGTCTTGAAAGATTTGATGGTCGGTGAACTTGGAGAACTTGATGACGACCTCAGGGCTGAGGTCAATGCAAAACTCGCTGTGCTGTTCCGGCTCTGA
- the ablA gene encoding lysine 2,3-aminomutase has translation MVILSTNQQEIAERIDAGTAAEVWRDWRWQVRHAITDISTFERLLGVSFGEDDRRALEETASRFPLRITPYYLSLIDAKDIWNDPIFMQCFPSPAELQVEPDDLADPLAEDADSPAPCITHRYPDRVLFLVSNVCAMYCRHCTRKRKVGDVDSIPSEAEIVESLDYIRENPGIRDVLLSGGDPFMLPDDYLDWILTELDDIEHVEVVRIGSRIPVVLPYRVTEDLVAMLARHHPLWVNTHFNHPAEITASSEKALARLADAGIPLGNQTVLLAGVNDCPRIMKTLVQKLVRNRVRPYYLYQCDLSEGLAHFRTPVSKGIEIIESLIGHTSGFAVPTYVIDAPGGGGKIPVMPQYLISWATNRVVLRNFEGVITTYREPDSYEPVWCDRKCATCGQYLRLEGADESRAVGIVKLLSDEDPTTALVPEHTERFERRNDN, from the coding sequence ATGGTCATTTTATCAACCAACCAGCAGGAGATAGCAGAAAGGATCGATGCAGGCACCGCCGCGGAAGTCTGGCGGGACTGGAGGTGGCAGGTCCGGCATGCGATCACCGATATCTCCACGTTCGAGCGGCTGCTCGGCGTATCGTTCGGAGAGGACGACCGGCGGGCGCTGGAAGAGACCGCGAGCAGGTTCCCCCTGCGGATAACACCGTATTACCTCTCGCTCATCGACGCGAAGGACATCTGGAACGACCCGATCTTCATGCAGTGCTTCCCGTCGCCGGCCGAGCTGCAGGTCGAGCCTGATGATCTGGCGGACCCGCTCGCCGAGGACGCCGACAGCCCCGCCCCCTGCATCACCCACCGCTACCCCGACCGGGTGCTCTTCCTGGTCAGCAACGTCTGCGCCATGTACTGCCGGCACTGCACCAGGAAGCGGAAGGTAGGGGACGTCGACTCCATCCCGTCGGAAGCCGAGATCGTCGAGAGCCTCGACTACATCCGGGAGAACCCCGGTATCCGGGACGTCCTCCTCTCCGGGGGCGACCCGTTCATGCTCCCCGACGACTACCTCGACTGGATCCTGACCGAACTCGACGACATCGAGCACGTCGAGGTGGTCCGGATCGGCAGCCGGATCCCGGTCGTCCTCCCCTACCGGGTCACGGAGGACCTCGTCGCGATGCTTGCCCGCCACCACCCGCTCTGGGTGAACACCCACTTCAACCACCCGGCGGAGATCACCGCGTCCTCGGAGAAAGCGCTCGCACGGCTTGCCGATGCCGGCATACCGCTCGGTAACCAGACCGTCCTCCTGGCGGGGGTGAACGACTGCCCCCGGATCATGAAGACCCTGGTGCAGAAACTCGTCCGGAACCGGGTCCGCCCCTACTATCTCTACCAGTGCGATCTCTCCGAGGGGCTCGCCCACTTCCGCACCCCGGTCTCCAAGGGGATCGAGATCATCGAGAGCCTCATCGGGCATACCAGTGGTTTTGCGGTCCCGACCTACGTCATCGATGCTCCCGGGGGCGGCGGGAAGATCCCGGTGATGCCCCAGTACCTCATCTCCTGGGCCACGAACCGGGTGGTGCTGCGCAACTTCGAGGGGGTGATCACCACCTACCGGGAGCCCGACTCCTACGAGCCGGTCTGGTGCGACCGCAAGTGCGCGACCTGCGGGCAGTACCTGAGGCTCGAGGGTGCGGACGAGTCCAGAGCGGTCGGGATCGTCAAACTCCTCTCCGACGAGGACCCGACGACAGCGCTCGTCCCGGAGCACACCGAGCGGTTCGAACGGAGAAATGACAACTGA
- a CDS encoding glycosyltransferase family 2 protein, protein MDTPALSVVLPALNEEATIGECIEKIRQVFADLSIDGEIIIADSSDDRTAAIARDLGATVVRPEKRGYGNAYLAGLACARGDYIVIGDADNTYDFLEIPKFLAPLDAGADMVLGSRLRGEIRPGAMPALHRYVGNPLLTRLLNRVFGIRISDAHTGLRAFRREALERLNLKTGGMEFASEMIIEAAKANLRIDEVPITYSARVAPSKLQSFSDGWRHVRFMLLYRPIPFITVPGLLFTIFGFFLMVIFLFRGDVETSFIHSFILGALFFVGGLQALFAGINIAVYSAVQGYGEAGSFISRLMNYHNLEWELLAGILLMAGGGLVGLGILRDWAATGFGPLFQIANAVWALALFLAGMQVVFSGIFTSMMLLKRGEGPD, encoded by the coding sequence ATGGATACCCCCGCCCTCTCCGTCGTCCTCCCCGCACTCAACGAGGAAGCCACCATCGGCGAGTGCATCGAAAAGATCCGGCAGGTCTTTGCCGATCTTTCGATCGACGGCGAGATCATCATCGCCGACTCGTCCGACGACCGGACGGCGGCGATCGCCCGGGACCTCGGGGCCACGGTCGTCCGGCCGGAGAAGCGGGGCTACGGGAACGCCTACCTCGCGGGGCTCGCGTGCGCCCGGGGGGATTACATCGTCATCGGGGACGCGGACAACACCTACGACTTCCTCGAGATCCCGAAGTTCCTCGCTCCGCTCGATGCCGGCGCCGACATGGTCCTCGGCTCCCGGCTCCGGGGAGAGATCCGGCCCGGGGCCATGCCCGCCCTCCACCGCTACGTGGGTAACCCCCTCCTCACCCGGCTCCTCAACCGGGTATTCGGCATCCGGATATCGGATGCGCACACGGGCCTCCGGGCGTTCCGGCGGGAGGCGCTCGAGCGGCTGAACTTGAAGACCGGGGGGATGGAGTTTGCAAGCGAGATGATCATCGAGGCGGCGAAGGCCAACCTCCGGATCGACGAAGTTCCCATCACCTACTCCGCCCGGGTCGCGCCCTCGAAACTGCAGAGCTTCTCCGACGGCTGGCGGCACGTCCGGTTCATGCTCCTCTACCGGCCGATCCCCTTCATCACCGTCCCCGGGCTGCTCTTCACTATCTTCGGCTTCTTTTTGATGGTCATCTTCCTCTTCCGGGGCGACGTTGAGACCTCGTTCATCCACTCCTTCATCCTCGGCGCCCTCTTCTTCGTCGGCGGGCTCCAGGCGCTCTTTGCGGGGATCAACATCGCCGTCTACTCGGCCGTCCAGGGCTACGGCGAGGCAGGATCGTTCATCTCCCGGCTCATGAACTACCACAACCTCGAGTGGGAACTCCTCGCCGGTATCCTGCTGATGGCCGGCGGCGGCCTCGTCGGGCTCGGCATCCTCCGGGACTGGGCCGCCACAGGGTTCGGCCCGCTCTTCCAGATTGCAAACGCCGTCTGGGCGCTGGCCCTCTTCCTCGCCGGGATGCAGGTCGTCTTCTCCGGGATCTTTACGAGCATGATGCTCCTGAAACGCGGCGAAGGGCCGGACTGA